The following are encoded in a window of Cucurbita pepo subsp. pepo cultivar mu-cu-16 chromosome LG12, ASM280686v2, whole genome shotgun sequence genomic DNA:
- the LOC111807615 gene encoding cytochrome P450 86B1-like, whose product MFSHAIPFLHHKPMMDSGNLSSSSSSSALPALVSDGKFGLWPLLDVQILEISFALFVFFAIHVVRQRRRYGLPVWPIVGMLPSLITAARGNLYEWITDLLRRHKGTFQFRGPWFSSLNCVVTADPRNLEHLLKTKFPSYPKGPFFRDTVRDLLGDGIFGADDETWQRQRKVASIEFHSARFRQMTVESLVELVHLRLETVLEDFVGRRTAVDLQDVLLRLTFDNVCMIAFGVDPGCLSGGLPEIPFAKAFEDATEVTVLRFITPTFVWKILRYLNLGVEKRLKQSIQAVDEFAENVIQTRKRELSTTAQPQADNQRSDLLTVFMRLRDEQGRSFSDKFLRDICVNFILAGRDTSSVALSWFFWLLDRNPDVEDKILAEIYRIVGEREEAKTREFRFDSLVFKPEEIKKMEYLHAAISEALRLYPSVPVDHKEVVEDDVFPDGTILKKGTKIIYAIYAMGRMEAIWGKDCREFKPERWMKDGRFMSESAYRFTAFNGGPRLCLGRDFAYYQMKYVAASIISRYRVAVVKGHPVEPKLALTFYMKDGLKVNLIKRNEGQIRKYTKLN is encoded by the exons ATGTTTTCCCATGCAATTCCATTCCTTCATCACAAACCTATGATGGATTCCGGCAacctctcctcctcctcctcctcctccgccctGCCCGCTTTGGTTTCCGATGGAAAGTTCGGGCTCTGGCCGCTCCTCGATGTCCAAATCTTGGAGATCTCTTTCGCTCTTTTCGTGTTCTTCGCCATCCATGTCGTTAGACAACGACGACGATATGGCTTGCCTGTTTGGCCGATCGTTGGAATGTTACCGTCTCTGATCACAGCAGCACGTGGGAATCTCTACGAATGGATTACTGACCTCCTCCGCCGTCATAAGGGTACATTTCAATTTCGAGGACCGTGGTTTAGTAGTCTCAATTGTGTAGTCACTGCTGATCCCCGAAACTTGGAGCACCTTCTCAAGACCAAATTTCCCTCCTACCCTAAAGGGCCATTCTTCCGCGACACGGTGAGAGACCTTCTCGGTGATGGAATATTCGGGGCTGACGACGAGACGTGGCAACGACAGAGGAAGGTGGCTAGCATTGAGTTTCACTCGGCGAGGTTCCGACAGATGACGGTGGAGTCGCTGGTGGAGCTCGTGCACTTGAGGTTGGAAACAGTGTTGGAGGATTTCGTGGGACGGAGGACGGCAGTGGACTTGCAGGATGTTCTTCTGAGATTGACGTTTGACAATGTGTGTATGATTGCCTTTGGGGTGGATCCCGGCTGCTTGAGCGGCGGCTTGCCGGAGATTCCATTTGCTAAGGCCTTTGAGGATGCGACTGAAGTCACTGTTCTACGCTTCATCACACCTACGTTCGTATGGAAAATCTTGAG GTACCTGAACTTGGGAGTGGAGAAGAGGCTGAAGCAATCGATACAAGCCGTCGACGAATTTGCAGAGAACGTGATTCAAACACGGAAGAGAGAACTCTCCACGACGGCGCAACCACAAGCCGATAACCAAAGATCCGACCTATTAACCGTATTTATGAGGCTAAGAGACGAGCAAGGGCGGTCATTCTCCGACAAGTTTCTCAGAGATATTTGCGTCAATTTCATACTCGCCGGAAGAGACACGTCTTCCGTCGCATTGAGTTGGTTCTTCTGGTTGCTCGATCGAAATCCCGACGTGGAGGACAAAATTCTAGCAGAAATTTACAGAATCGTCGGTGAACGAGAAGAAGCCAAAACCAGAGAGTTCCGATTCGATTCGTTAGTGTTCAAACCAGAGGAAATCAAGAAAATGGAGTATTTGCACGCGGCGATTTCCGAAGCCCTAAGATTATATCCATCAGTTCCAGTCGATCACAAAGAG GTCGTGGAGGACGATGTATTCCCAGACGGAACGATTCtgaagaaaggaacaaaaatcATCTACGCTATATACGCAATGGGAAGAATGGAAGCGATTTGGGGGAAAGATTGTCGCGAATTCAAACCTGAGAGATGGATGAAAGACGGTCGGTTCATGAGCGAATCAGCGTATCGATTCACCGCCTTCAACGGCGGTCCTCGGCTGTGTCTGGGAAGGGATTTCGCGTACTATCAAATGAAATACGTCGCCGCCTCGATCATCAGCCGGTACCGGGTGGCGGTGGTGAAGGGGCATCCGGTGGAGCCGAAGCTTGCCCTAACTTTCTACATGAAGGACGGCTTGAAGGTCAATTTGATCAAACGAAACGAGGGGCAGATTCGGAAATACACGAAGCTAAATTAA
- the LOC111807611 gene encoding uncharacterized protein LOC111807611: protein MAKSPNSKSNPHPFLCCFGFSGKHRRFKPLKPAAAHRKGPISWMRFHSKQPPPSPSVHFNLSNTDSDRLSSKSIAPAAAFNSNEDFTVAVPVATNRSGEEIVTRPENVKNDILPEKIIRESCEQWNSPKKPSARSESRFSLTRKLESFRSGRFAQPASPTAKKNLKSTNLQSPTISLNPPRINQVKEPLASMRIGLKPNNGETRQRYQSMAGMSILMITLVIMVVWGRLCAILCTAAWIVMVTSLRSIVEDYDTLQFFESDSYSEGFKKKLVVLKGFLCRNQTQNRSKKF from the exons ATGGCAAAATCCCCAAATTCCAAATCTAACCCTCACCCTTTCCTCTGCTGCTTTGGATTTTCCGGCAAGCACCGTCGCTTTAAGCCTCTCAAACCTGCCGCCGCTCACCGGAAAGGTCCCATTTCTTGGATGAGGTTTCACTCCAAGCAGCcgccgccgtcgccgtcgGTTCACTTCAACCTGTCTAATACGGATTCCGACCGCCTCTCCTCAAAATCTATTGCTCCGGCCGCCGCTTTTAACTCAAATGAAGATTTTACCGTCGCGGTGCCGGTGGCGACAAATCGATCCGGCGAGGAGATTGTCACGAGGCCAGAAAAT gtaaaaAATGACATTCTCCCCGAAAAAATTATTCGTGAAAGTTGCGAACAGTGGAACTCACCAAAAAAACCTAGCGCTCGAAGTGAATCAAGATTCTCATTAACTCGAAAACTCGAGTCGTTTCGATCAGGTCGGTTCGCTCAACCCGCCTCACCGACAGCGAAAAAGAATCTTAAATCCACGAACCTGCAGTCACCCACCATATCACTCAACCCGCCTCGCATAAACCAGGTCAAGGAACCACTAGCGAGTATGCGGATCGGGTTAAAGCCAAACAACGGTGAGACGAGGCAAAGGTACCAATCGATGGCGGGAATGTCAATTTTGATGATAACGTTGGTGATCATGGTAGTGTGGGGAAGACTATGTGCCATTTTATGCACGGCAGCTTGGATTGTTATGGTCACAAGCTTAAGGTCAATCGTTGAAGATTATGATacacttcaattttttgaatCGGATTCATATTCCGAAgggtttaaaaagaaattagtggTTTTAAAAGGGTTTCTTTGCAGAAATCAGACTCAGAATCGGTCGAAGAAATTTTAG
- the LOC111806865 gene encoding 60S ribosomal protein L44: MVNVPKTKKTYCKSKECKKHTLHKVTQYKKGKDSLAAQGKRRYDRKQSGYGGQTKPVFHKKAKTTKKIVLRLQCQGCKHVSQHAIKRCKHFEIGGDKKGKGTSLF; encoded by the exons ATG GTGAACGTTCCCAAGACAAAGAAGACTTACTGCAAGAGCAAGGAATGCAAAAAGCATACCTTGCACAAGGTTACCCAATATAAGAAGGGTAAGGACAGCCTTGCTGCTCAAGGGAAACGTCGTTACGATCGTAAACAATCAGGATATGGAGGACAGACCAAGCCCGTCTTTCATAAGAAG GCCAAAACTACGAAGAAGATTGTTCTAAGGTTGCAATGCCAGGGTTGCAAGCATGTGTCACAGCATGCCATTAAG AGATGCAAGCATTTTGAGATTGGTGGTGACAAGAAGGGAAAGGGAACTTCTCTTTTTTAG